From a single Halobacteriovorax sp. HLS genomic region:
- a CDS encoding NAD(P)H-hydrate dehydratase, which produces MRVVDIQEMKEIERLAVEEYGFTESLIIENVGIRGADFIEKTILDKIDYAGEVVVLVGSGNNAADGLAIARNLVNKGHRARAFILFPDDEKCTEEQVKQVKLAQTYGVRINEVKNTNQIQSYFNETQDSYIVIDAVLGTGFKLPLSQYLFEIFNCVNDSDAITVAVDIPSGITANVGAKSSVALEADFTLAIGLTKTGHYIDEGARHSGEVVTLDVGLPRELLAGGDKALLNAETLFGVFGPRNKFAHKNTFGHTLVLGGSPGLTGACIMASSGALKVGSGLVTAATWKSSYHELTSRMMPEVMTGLIPTKSNEVEDIIKQLDRYDSVVIGPGLGTDSESRKAVLQILNHFPGPVVVDADAIKVLSLEEDSNLLHSRKYPTIFTPHMGEFAQFTGASIDEVLQRPIDYLKEVVDRTNSCFIMKGPCSFLGFPNGDVYINYYPNDGMATGGSGDVLAGILGGLLAQSPLDRKQSGMFMDKSRLYQAVCLGVSAHTIAGKYAAQKNGVRAMTAGSIVENLSEAFKVLSEEEIF; this is translated from the coding sequence ATGAGAGTAGTTGATATTCAAGAAATGAAAGAGATAGAAAGATTAGCTGTAGAAGAGTATGGCTTTACAGAATCTTTAATTATTGAAAATGTCGGTATCCGTGGAGCTGACTTCATTGAAAAAACAATCCTTGATAAGATTGATTATGCTGGAGAAGTTGTTGTTCTAGTGGGTAGTGGAAATAATGCAGCTGATGGACTAGCAATCGCTAGAAACCTCGTTAATAAAGGTCATAGAGCAAGAGCATTTATTCTATTTCCAGATGATGAAAAGTGTACTGAAGAGCAAGTTAAGCAAGTTAAACTTGCTCAAACTTACGGTGTGAGAATTAATGAAGTTAAAAACACCAACCAAATTCAAAGTTATTTTAATGAAACACAAGACAGCTATATCGTTATTGATGCAGTCTTAGGAACAGGTTTTAAATTACCTCTTTCACAATACTTATTTGAAATATTTAACTGTGTAAACGATTCTGATGCAATCACTGTTGCAGTTGATATTCCGTCGGGGATAACGGCCAATGTAGGAGCTAAAAGCTCTGTAGCATTAGAAGCAGACTTTACTTTAGCGATTGGACTTACTAAAACAGGTCACTATATCGATGAAGGAGCTAGGCATAGTGGTGAAGTTGTAACTCTCGACGTAGGATTACCTAGAGAACTACTGGCGGGTGGTGATAAAGCACTTTTAAATGCTGAAACACTTTTTGGAGTATTTGGTCCTAGAAATAAATTTGCTCATAAGAATACATTTGGCCACACTCTTGTCCTTGGAGGGTCTCCAGGTCTCACAGGAGCCTGTATTATGGCCTCTTCAGGAGCGCTTAAAGTTGGTTCAGGTCTTGTCACTGCGGCAACGTGGAAGAGTAGCTACCATGAGCTTACATCGAGAATGATGCCAGAAGTAATGACTGGACTAATTCCTACAAAATCAAATGAAGTAGAAGATATTATTAAACAACTTGATCGTTACGATTCTGTTGTTATTGGACCAGGGCTCGGTACAGACTCTGAATCCAGAAAGGCCGTTCTACAAATATTAAATCACTTTCCTGGTCCAGTAGTTGTAGATGCTGATGCAATAAAAGTATTGAGTTTAGAAGAAGACTCAAATCTTCTTCACTCTAGAAAGTACCCAACAATATTCACTCCTCACATGGGTGAGTTTGCGCAATTTACTGGTGCAAGTATTGATGAAGTTCTACAAAGACCTATTGATTATCTAAAAGAAGTTGTAGATAGAACTAATAGCTGTTTCATTATGAAAGGCCCATGTTCTTTTCTAGGCTTTCCTAACGGAGATGTGTACATCAACTATTACCCTAACGATGGAATGGCCACTGGTGGCTCTGGTGATGTTCTGGCAGGAATTCTTGGAGGTCTCTTGGCCCAAAGCCCTCTTGATAGAAAGCAATCCGGAATGTTTATGGATAAGAGTAGATTGTATCAAGCAGTTTGCTTAGGTGTTTCTGCACATACTATTGCAGGTAAGTATGCCGCCCAGAAAAATGGAGTAAGAGCAATGACTGCAGGTTCTATTGTTGAGAATCTAAGTGAAGCGTTTAAAGTATTAAGCGAAGAAGAAATATTTTAG
- a CDS encoding tRNA (adenosine(37)-N6)-threonylcarbamoyltransferase complex ATPase subunit type 1 TsaE, producing the protein MQLKVWEDVNESDLPSVVEQLKSSINKPCAIILSGPVGAGKTTLTKEFITEDDGVCSPTYSIINESGSYAHADFYRLESPEEVVHLELSLYLEDKDYFLIEWGREFVKEIQRNIDHDWSLYELDISINPKKSENETTSSRRLVLSEIK; encoded by the coding sequence ATGCAACTAAAAGTTTGGGAAGATGTAAATGAAAGTGATTTGCCAAGTGTTGTTGAACAACTAAAGTCTTCAATAAATAAACCTTGCGCTATAATTCTATCTGGCCCTGTGGGTGCAGGAAAAACAACTTTAACTAAAGAGTTTATCACTGAAGATGATGGAGTCTGTTCTCCTACATATTCAATCATTAATGAATCCGGATCATATGCTCATGCTGACTTCTATCGACTAGAAAGTCCTGAAGAAGTTGTTCACTTAGAACTTTCCCTGTACCTAGAAGACAAAGATTACTTTTTAATCGAATGGGGAAGAGAATTTGTTAAAGAAATTCAAAGAAATATTGATCATGATTGGTCTCTTTATGAGCTAGATATTTCGATAAATCCAAAAAAATCAGAGAATGAAACGACTTCTAGTAGAAGACTCGTTCTGTCAGAGATTAAATAA
- a CDS encoding Rrf2 family transcriptional regulator: MRLTSKGRYAVRAMLDLTTHSNGNPVRLQEISQRQNISLHYLEQLFRKLRNGQSVKSVRGPGGGYVLARSMDQITIKDILDCVGENINPAKDILGTEAESASTVEFHLSKNYFQNLGLIMREYLSTTSLGDLMRKAKDIEIEAKTEETTAQVEVAPAAQVESTIGMTSAIRNPIGEINQ, translated from the coding sequence ATGAGACTCACTTCTAAAGGACGCTACGCTGTAAGAGCGATGCTAGACTTAACAACTCACTCAAACGGAAACCCTGTTCGTTTACAGGAAATTTCACAAAGACAGAACATTTCACTGCACTACTTAGAGCAACTTTTCAGAAAGCTTAGAAATGGGCAATCAGTAAAGTCTGTAAGAGGACCAGGTGGTGGTTACGTACTTGCTAGAAGCATGGACCAAATCACTATTAAGGATATTCTTGACTGTGTAGGTGAGAATATTAATCCTGCTAAGGATATCTTAGGAACTGAAGCAGAATCAGCTTCTACAGTTGAATTTCACCTGTCTAAGAACTACTTTCAAAATCTTGGTTTGATTATGAGAGAGTACTTGTCAACAACTTCACTTGGTGATCTAATGCGTAAAGCTAAAGACATTGAAATTGAAGCAAAGACGGAAGAAACAACTGCTCAGGTTGAAGTAGCACCAGCTGCTCAAGTTGAATCAACAATTGGTATGACTTCCGCAATTAGGAACCCAATTGGCGAGATTAATCAATAA
- a CDS encoding cysteine desulfurase family protein, whose translation MARLINNRYYFDYNATSPLASSVKQWLPNGDLLFANPSSIHSSGKKTKKFINETRNYLYEIFSLNKSEYKLFFHSGATEAINSILKGFAQKAYASNERVHLIHSTVDHSCVFNLKNELELYGHGVIQFNVDSSGDYELEALIDQINSVSTQSILNFTWVNNETGVVWPLDALKEIKERTNCFIHVDAVQSVGKISNWTELSSYADAYTFSGHKFGSLKGIGFSFLKEDLPFCSMIRGGGQQDGLRSGTENTYGIYSLKLALEEIVEANSFEELTLAKSYIENELTSLLNSKTSVIGSKAKNRNSNTLSILLPGYKADILITAFDLAKMDVSSGSACSSGAVLPSRVLMAMGVSEEDAKSAIRFSFAHDMTLEQAKEYTPIISKVLKRFIK comes from the coding sequence TTGGCGAGATTAATCAATAATAGATATTACTTTGATTATAATGCAACATCCCCGTTAGCGAGCTCTGTAAAACAGTGGCTCCCTAACGGGGATTTGTTATTTGCAAACCCTTCTTCTATCCATTCTTCTGGAAAGAAAACGAAAAAGTTCATTAATGAAACTCGAAATTATCTCTACGAGATTTTCTCACTAAATAAATCTGAATATAAACTATTCTTTCACTCTGGCGCTACTGAAGCGATCAATTCAATTCTTAAAGGATTTGCCCAAAAAGCTTATGCTAGTAACGAGCGAGTTCACCTTATTCATTCAACGGTTGATCACAGTTGTGTTTTCAACCTTAAAAATGAATTGGAGCTCTATGGTCATGGTGTTATTCAATTCAACGTTGACTCATCTGGAGACTACGAGCTTGAAGCACTCATTGATCAAATTAACTCTGTCTCAACTCAAAGTATTTTGAACTTTACGTGGGTCAATAATGAGACGGGAGTTGTATGGCCACTAGATGCTTTAAAAGAAATTAAAGAAAGAACTAATTGTTTCATTCATGTAGATGCAGTTCAATCTGTTGGAAAAATTTCTAATTGGACAGAGCTATCTTCCTATGCAGATGCATATACTTTCTCAGGTCATAAATTTGGTTCTTTGAAAGGTATAGGTTTTTCTTTTTTAAAAGAAGATCTTCCTTTTTGCTCTATGATTAGGGGAGGAGGACAACAAGATGGTCTACGTTCAGGTACAGAAAATACATATGGTATCTACTCTCTCAAATTAGCTTTAGAAGAAATTGTAGAAGCTAATTCTTTTGAGGAATTAACTTTGGCAAAGAGCTATATTGAAAATGAATTAACTTCTCTTTTAAATTCTAAAACGAGTGTTATAGGCTCTAAAGCAAAGAATAGAAATTCAAATACTCTATCTATTTTACTTCCAGGTTATAAAGCCGATATCTTAATTACAGCATTTGATTTAGCTAAAATGGATGTTAGCTCTGGTTCTGCTTGCTCATCAGGCGCAGTTCTTCCTAGTAGGGTTTTAATGGCAATGGGTGTGAGTGAAGAAGATGCTAAGAGCGCAATAAGATTTTCATTCGCACATGATATGACTCTTGAACAGGCCAAAGAGTATACACCTATTATTTCAAAAGTCCTAAAACGTTTTATAAAATAA
- a CDS encoding HU family DNA-binding protein, producing MNKKELLEAILKNKELEGMTKKDAELFLNTTIDTIKKTVKKGEDVSLIGFGSFSKVKRAARMGVNPATGEKIKIKAKTLPKFKPGKAWKDMF from the coding sequence ATGAACAAGAAAGAACTATTAGAAGCAATTCTTAAGAACAAAGAACTAGAAGGAATGACTAAAAAAGACGCTGAGCTTTTCCTTAACACAACTATTGATACAATCAAGAAAACTGTTAAAAAAGGTGAAGACGTTTCTTTAATCGGTTTCGGATCTTTTTCTAAAGTAAAAAGAGCAGCTAGAATGGGTGTAAATCCTGCAACTGGTGAGAAGATTAAAATTAAAGCAAAAACTCTTCCAAAATTTAAGCCAGGTAAAGCTTGGAAAGATATGTTCTAA
- a CDS encoding alpha/beta hydrolase, which yields MKNIIKILVFLAMAIPAQAIQKTQIYDEIIRTDQTHVGDVLYLHGLGDNLENHPRLFSEWTKRGYNVISFDYPDHGRTFTSKVDDLNFYTLKRLSNIAEKVLNEHRSNRDKKLVIAGWSTGGILAIRAIQDYFSKNLIKEIDSLILYAPGVGVKICPGNKYCTITNETLTDDEQFFNRTISPKEPLLKPAFGMNLILEGRKSFKKIPAHIEALVFSASFDDKYVKTHKIHKWVNYQRDSGHKKIKLTHCPKSKHELDNGLSKSGSLEVRQESGDFLDGKHTLKRICHSL from the coding sequence ATGAAAAACATAATTAAAATCTTAGTATTCTTAGCAATGGCCATTCCAGCACAGGCGATTCAAAAAACTCAAATCTATGATGAAATCATAAGAACGGACCAAACACATGTTGGTGATGTCCTTTATCTACATGGACTTGGAGACAACCTAGAGAATCATCCACGCCTATTTAGTGAATGGACAAAGAGAGGCTATAACGTAATAAGTTTTGACTATCCAGACCACGGAAGAACATTTACATCGAAAGTGGATGACTTGAATTTTTATACACTTAAAAGATTATCTAATATTGCCGAAAAGGTACTTAATGAACATAGAAGTAACAGAGATAAGAAACTAGTGATTGCAGGATGGTCTACTGGTGGGATTCTAGCAATAAGAGCTATTCAAGACTACTTCTCTAAAAATCTAATTAAAGAGATTGACTCTTTAATTCTCTATGCTCCTGGCGTTGGAGTAAAAATTTGTCCAGGAAATAAATACTGTACTATAACAAATGAAACCTTAACAGATGATGAACAATTTTTTAATCGTACAATTTCACCTAAAGAGCCACTCCTAAAACCTGCTTTTGGGATGAACCTAATTCTCGAAGGAAGAAAGTCCTTCAAAAAAATACCAGCGCATATAGAAGCACTTGTGTTCTCAGCTTCTTTTGATGATAAATATGTGAAGACTCACAAAATTCACAAATGGGTTAATTATCAGAGAGACTCCGGTCATAAAAAAATAAAACTTACTCATTGTCCGAAGTCTAAACATGAACTAGACAACGGTCTTTCAAAGTCTGGTTCTTTAGAAGTTAGACAAGAGTCTGGAGACTTTCTCGACGGAAAACATACACTTAAACGAATTTGCCATTCATTATAA
- a CDS encoding ankyrin repeat domain-containing protein, translated as MHLRFFKVFFIVSTLWLVVLTVKNYFFQPPTHQTHEHHHQNETSKSDHQHDHDIEVEKSIDEIIEEQAHKESYDNLPFVHKADLVLRSGSLSDFKELIQENGIDSTNVNTPSDEDGRTLLTRAAFEGKIEMIKYIIEELKAGVNIADKDQITPIMEAVSTENEDIVNYLIDQGADIHATNKLGADALTMALSGSSEHIVSRLLSKGANPNHKWNKKSFSHLMLASRNGHQMSVKLLLKAGAAVNDKDVDGNTALHYASAEGFDQIVKILLSAQASPNAKNAKGLSPKDIAAKNGFSNIEKLFP; from the coding sequence ATGCACCTAAGATTTTTCAAAGTATTCTTTATCGTCTCTACTCTATGGCTAGTCGTATTGACGGTGAAGAATTACTTTTTTCAACCCCCTACTCATCAAACTCATGAACACCATCATCAAAATGAAACTTCAAAATCAGATCATCAACACGATCATGACATTGAAGTAGAGAAATCTATTGATGAGATTATTGAAGAACAGGCCCATAAAGAGAGTTACGACAACCTCCCCTTTGTTCACAAAGCAGACCTCGTTCTTCGCTCTGGTAGTCTAAGTGATTTTAAAGAATTAATTCAAGAAAATGGCATTGACTCAACAAATGTGAATACTCCCTCCGATGAAGATGGAAGAACACTTCTAACGAGGGCCGCTTTTGAAGGCAAGATCGAGATGATCAAGTATATTATTGAAGAACTCAAAGCAGGAGTGAATATAGCGGACAAGGATCAAATAACTCCTATTATGGAAGCCGTTTCTACCGAAAATGAGGACATCGTAAACTATCTGATAGATCAGGGTGCTGACATTCATGCTACTAACAAACTTGGTGCAGATGCTCTTACTATGGCCCTAAGTGGTTCGAGTGAACATATTGTTTCTAGGCTTCTGTCAAAAGGAGCAAATCCCAATCATAAATGGAATAAGAAGAGTTTCTCTCATCTAATGCTGGCCTCTAGAAATGGTCACCAGATGAGCGTAAAGCTACTTTTAAAGGCCGGAGCCGCTGTAAACGACAAAGATGTCGATGGGAATACTGCTCTTCACTACGCTAGCGCTGAAGGCTTTGATCAAATTGTAAAAATTCTCTTATCCGCGCAAGCATCGCCAAATGCTAAAAATGCAAAAGGTCTTAGTCCAAAGGATATTGCGGCCAAGAATGGCTTTTCTAATATTGAAAAACTATTTCCTTAA
- a CDS encoding D-alanyl-D-alanine carboxypeptidase, whose product MNRLLALAPLTCLLLSANSQAKTDWEKILDNYNMSPQYHSFCHTNETGEVEGSNPHMKVRLASISKLITTYWAMEKLTPEYQYESQFFLKDKHLHIVGDKDPIYSKRKLFFLLSQLNNLGITELDKITFDKNLRVYTNAEGYIGDTLVVTKSRTAANLKDYFHTPDWNKLKLAYANFIKETPQEIIKALEIRESLEDLNLSVKEVSFSEKNPFENDPAAKQSIHLSPKIVKYLKAMNIKSNNYIADEVFDKLGGEKEFDKFIGEKVENWYPNIDIDRTNFDKGSKSIKIFSGSGLPSYKNGQRNDNYATCSIVVKIIEDLNQVMTEYQKSFQQVVAVAGSDIDSSGATKSTIRKRFLSPKLKNVIMAKTGTLFHTSALAGKLSTKSGDKYFGVFHQMRGWKGHAKAAQDEIVQKIIDNSGGGEKVDYNKEFFFPAYEVMR is encoded by the coding sequence ATGAATAGACTACTGGCACTTGCCCCACTGACTTGCCTACTATTATCCGCAAACTCTCAGGCCAAAACTGATTGGGAGAAGATTTTAGATAACTACAATATGTCTCCACAATATCACTCCTTTTGTCATACAAATGAGACAGGTGAGGTCGAAGGTTCAAACCCACATATGAAAGTAAGGCTTGCTTCAATTTCGAAACTCATCACTACTTACTGGGCCATGGAAAAGCTCACTCCTGAGTATCAATATGAAAGTCAGTTCTTTCTAAAAGATAAACATCTGCACATTGTTGGAGATAAAGACCCTATTTATAGTAAAAGAAAGCTCTTCTTTCTACTTTCTCAACTTAACAATCTTGGGATTACAGAATTAGATAAGATTACATTCGATAAGAATCTCAGAGTCTATACCAATGCCGAAGGTTATATCGGAGACACGCTGGTTGTTACAAAATCCAGGACAGCTGCTAATTTAAAAGACTACTTTCACACTCCTGACTGGAATAAATTAAAGCTCGCCTACGCTAACTTTATAAAAGAAACTCCTCAAGAGATAATCAAAGCTTTGGAAATTAGAGAGAGCTTAGAAGATTTAAACTTATCTGTTAAAGAGGTTTCATTTTCCGAAAAGAACCCATTTGAAAATGATCCTGCAGCAAAGCAAAGTATTCATCTCTCACCAAAGATTGTGAAGTACTTAAAAGCAATGAATATCAAATCTAATAACTATATTGCAGACGAAGTTTTCGATAAGCTAGGTGGTGAAAAGGAATTTGATAAATTTATTGGAGAAAAAGTTGAAAATTGGTATCCCAATATTGATATAGATAGAACCAACTTTGATAAGGGATCAAAGAGTATTAAAATCTTTTCTGGGTCCGGCCTACCGAGCTATAAGAATGGACAAAGAAATGACAACTATGCCACTTGTTCGATTGTCGTAAAGATAATTGAAGACTTAAATCAAGTCATGACTGAGTATCAAAAATCATTTCAGCAAGTTGTTGCTGTTGCAGGAAGTGATATTGATTCTTCGGGAGCAACAAAATCAACGATAAGAAAGAGATTTCTTTCTCCAAAATTAAAGAACGTCATTATGGCGAAAACAGGTACGCTTTTTCACACCTCTGCACTTGCTGGTAAACTCAGCACGAAGAGTGGTGATAAGTATTTTGGAGTCTTTCATCAAATGAGAGGCTGGAAAGGTCATGCCAAAGCGGCGCAAGATGAGATAGTCCAAAAGATTATCGATAATTCAGGAGGAGGAGAAAAAGTAGATTATAATAAAGAATTTTTCTTCCCTGCTTACGAGGTAATGCGCTAA
- a CDS encoding MarC family protein: MNLIIRKEKIVLYKMAELMINQAFEDIMKFSITLLSILNPLGIIPIFINITRNSSEGQIIKIANSCSLAVMATILVSLIAGHKILLFFGISIASFTIGGGVLIFSMAFSMINAQSSEAKINEAEISHIQDLRELGIVPLAIPLISGPGAISTSIIHARDFTTTYHWVGAIVSILVLGLIVKLTLSFSKRIGEKLGKIGLNVMTRVMGIILLAISIEMVISGIREVLPLLRNA, from the coding sequence TTGAATTTAATAATTAGAAAAGAGAAAATAGTTCTCTATAAAATGGCCGAACTCATGATCAATCAAGCCTTTGAAGACATAATGAAGTTTTCAATCACACTTCTTTCAATCTTGAATCCACTTGGAATCATTCCGATTTTTATCAATATTACGAGAAATAGTAGTGAGGGCCAAATAATTAAGATTGCAAATTCATGTTCATTGGCCGTAATGGCGACTATTCTAGTCAGTCTAATAGCTGGACATAAAATCTTACTCTTCTTCGGAATTAGTATTGCGTCTTTTACAATTGGTGGAGGAGTGCTGATATTCTCCATGGCATTTAGTATGATAAATGCTCAGTCTTCTGAAGCAAAAATAAATGAGGCCGAAATATCTCACATTCAAGACCTACGAGAATTAGGAATTGTACCACTGGCCATTCCGCTAATCTCAGGTCCTGGAGCAATTTCAACTTCTATTATTCACGCTAGAGATTTTACAACGACCTATCATTGGGTCGGAGCAATTGTTAGCATCTTAGTACTAGGGCTAATAGTAAAGCTCACTCTCTCATTTTCTAAACGGATTGGAGAGAAGTTGGGGAAGATCGGACTTAATGTCATGACTAGAGTCATGGGTATTATACTTTTGGCCATTTCAATTGAAATGGTTATTAGTGGCATCCGAGAAGTTCTTCCCCTACTTAGAAACGCTTAG